The Nocardioides humi genome includes a region encoding these proteins:
- a CDS encoding CpaF family protein: MPLSIARFVAYGSASQKQSYLGGVAMALLQPPVVVAPASDDVVARLDEDLRAAVRRDGIDPQREVPAVRRLATALVRDHDERSLTGVVAPVADPDGLVAELVARVAGFGPLQPLLDDPTVEEVWINSPDRVFVARHGRHELTNLVLSEAQVAELVERMLKSTGRRIDLSRPFVDAMLPAGHRLHVVLQGISRGFSAVNIRKFVVRATRLDELVGLGTLTPQAARFLEASVRAGLNILVTGGTQAGKTTLLNCLAAAIPGGERVISAEEVFEIRFPHPDWVALQTRQEGLEGTGEIRLRDLVKESLRMRPSRLIVGEVRAEECLDLLLALNAGLPGMCTLHANSAREALTKACTLPLLAGENISARFVVPTVAASVDLVVHVSLDPHGARRVTEIVAVPGRMEGDVIETEPVFDWRDGALRRGIGLPPRLEQFERLGIDVVGLLREADREVG; encoded by the coding sequence ATGCCTCTATCCATCGCGCGGTTCGTGGCCTACGGTTCTGCCAGCCAGAAGCAGTCCTATCTCGGGGGAGTCGCCATGGCCCTGCTCCAGCCACCCGTCGTGGTCGCGCCGGCGTCCGATGACGTCGTGGCGCGTCTCGACGAGGACCTGCGCGCCGCCGTACGCCGGGACGGCATCGATCCCCAGCGCGAGGTGCCTGCCGTACGACGCCTCGCCACCGCGCTCGTCCGCGACCACGACGAGCGCAGCCTGACCGGGGTGGTGGCGCCGGTGGCCGACCCGGACGGCCTGGTGGCGGAGCTGGTGGCCAGGGTCGCGGGCTTCGGGCCGCTGCAGCCGCTGCTCGACGACCCGACGGTGGAAGAGGTCTGGATCAACAGTCCCGACCGGGTGTTCGTCGCTCGGCACGGCCGCCACGAGCTGACCAACCTGGTGCTGAGCGAGGCGCAGGTGGCCGAGCTGGTAGAGCGGATGCTCAAGTCCACCGGCCGGCGGATCGACCTGAGCCGGCCGTTCGTGGATGCCATGCTTCCGGCCGGCCATCGTCTGCATGTCGTGTTGCAGGGCATCTCGAGGGGATTCTCGGCGGTCAACATCAGGAAGTTCGTCGTCCGCGCGACCCGGCTCGACGAGCTGGTCGGTCTCGGCACCCTGACGCCCCAGGCCGCGCGGTTCCTGGAGGCGTCGGTGCGGGCCGGGCTCAACATCCTCGTCACGGGCGGAACCCAGGCCGGCAAGACGACCCTGCTCAACTGCCTGGCGGCCGCGATCCCCGGTGGGGAGCGGGTGATCTCGGCCGAGGAGGTCTTCGAGATCCGCTTCCCGCATCCCGACTGGGTCGCCCTCCAGACCCGGCAGGAAGGACTCGAGGGAACGGGCGAGATCCGGCTGCGGGACCTCGTCAAGGAGTCCCTCCGCATGCGCCCATCGAGGTTGATCGTGGGGGAGGTCCGGGCCGAGGAGTGTCTCGACCTGCTGCTGGCGCTCAACGCCGGTCTGCCGGGGATGTGCACCCTGCACGCCAACAGCGCCCGCGAGGCGCTCACCAAGGCCTGCACGTTGCCGCTCCTGGCGGGGGAGAACATCTCCGCGCGCTTCGTCGTCCCCACCGTCGCGGCCTCGGTGGATCTGGTCGTCCACGTGTCGCTCGACCCGCACGGCGCGCGCCGGGTGACCGAGATCGTCGCGGTGCCGGGGCGGATGGAGGGCGACGTGATCGAGACGGAGCCGGTGTTCGACTGGCGCGACGGTGCGCTGCGGCGGGGGATCGGGCTGCCGCCGCGGCTGGAGCAGTTCGAGCGGCTCGGCATCGACGTGGTCGGGCTGCTGCGCGAGGCGGACCGAGAGGTGGGCTGA
- a CDS encoding TspO/MBR family protein translates to MTTSTAASPSPAREWLALLPFAAAVAVVAVLGGLAASSSGETYRSLDLPVFAPPAWVFGPVWTVLYVLIAVAGWLAWRAGAGALGVGAWVVQLLLNLAWTPLFFAADRYGWALVDIVALLAAIVVVIVLFARVARAAAWLLAPYLLWVGFATALNAGILALN, encoded by the coding sequence ATGACGACCTCCACCGCTGCGTCCCCGAGCCCGGCCCGCGAGTGGCTCGCCCTGCTGCCGTTCGCGGCCGCGGTCGCGGTCGTCGCGGTGCTGGGCGGCCTCGCCGCCAGCTCGTCCGGCGAGACCTACCGATCCCTCGACCTGCCGGTCTTCGCCCCACCCGCATGGGTCTTCGGGCCGGTCTGGACGGTGCTCTACGTGCTGATCGCCGTCGCCGGCTGGCTCGCGTGGCGTGCCGGCGCGGGCGCGCTCGGCGTCGGCGCATGGGTGGTCCAGCTGCTCCTCAACCTTGCCTGGACCCCCCTGTTCTTCGCAGCCGACCGCTACGGCTGGGCCCTCGTCGACATCGTCGCGCTGCTGGCCGCCATCGTCGTGGTCATCGTGCTGTTCGCCCGCGTCGCGCGCGCCGCGGCCTGGCTGTTGGCGCCGTACCTGCTGTGGGTCGGGTTCGCGACCGCGCTGAACGCCGGCATCCTCGCCCTCAACTGA
- a CDS encoding acyl-CoA dehydrogenase family protein — protein MDFGFDARTEELRATMLAFMDEVVYPAEPVFHDQLAALPDRWAWDSTPVMGELRAAARERGLWNLFLPGEHAGVEGAGLTNVQYAALAEISGRSIHLAPPAMNCAAPDTGNMEVLHLFGTAEQKEQWLEPLLNGSIRSAFAMTEPDVASSDATNIELSIVRDGDEYVLNGRKWWITGAMNPNCGIFIVMGKTDPGADRHRQQSMVLVPRDTPGLEVLRGMEVYGYDDHEHGGHAELRFTDVRVPVSNLIGEEGGGFGIAQARLGPGRIHHCMRSIGIAERAIEMMCSRAESRVAFGRPIADQGTVRTWIAESRVKLEQLRLLVLKTAWLMDTVGNKGAHTEIQAIKIATPETVQWILDKAIQVHGAGGLSQDFPLANMYAGIRTLRFADGPDEVHKNALAKAELRRQAAGREAR, from the coding sequence ATGGACTTCGGATTCGACGCTCGGACCGAGGAGCTGCGGGCCACGATGCTCGCGTTCATGGACGAGGTCGTGTACCCCGCCGAGCCGGTCTTCCACGACCAGCTGGCGGCGTTGCCGGACCGCTGGGCGTGGGACTCCACCCCGGTCATGGGGGAGCTGCGGGCCGCCGCGCGCGAGCGGGGGCTGTGGAACCTCTTCCTGCCGGGGGAGCACGCCGGTGTGGAGGGCGCGGGCCTGACGAACGTGCAGTACGCCGCGCTCGCGGAGATCTCGGGCCGCTCGATCCATCTGGCGCCGCCGGCGATGAACTGCGCGGCTCCGGACACCGGGAACATGGAGGTGCTGCACCTGTTCGGCACCGCGGAGCAGAAGGAGCAGTGGCTGGAGCCGTTGCTGAACGGGTCGATCCGGTCGGCGTTCGCGATGACCGAGCCCGACGTCGCGTCCTCGGATGCCACCAATATCGAGCTGTCCATCGTGCGCGACGGCGACGAGTACGTCCTCAACGGCCGCAAGTGGTGGATCACGGGTGCGATGAACCCGAACTGCGGGATCTTCATCGTGATGGGCAAGACCGACCCGGGTGCGGACCGGCATCGGCAGCAGTCGATGGTCCTGGTCCCGCGCGACACCCCGGGCCTGGAGGTGCTGCGGGGGATGGAGGTCTACGGGTACGACGACCACGAGCACGGCGGGCACGCGGAGCTGCGGTTCACCGACGTCCGGGTGCCGGTGTCGAACCTGATCGGCGAGGAGGGCGGCGGCTTCGGGATCGCCCAGGCCCGCCTCGGCCCCGGGCGGATCCATCACTGCATGCGCTCGATCGGGATCGCGGAGCGGGCGATCGAGATGATGTGCTCCCGTGCGGAGTCGCGGGTCGCGTTCGGGCGTCCGATCGCGGACCAGGGCACGGTGCGGACGTGGATCGCGGAGTCGCGGGTCAAGCTGGAGCAGCTGCGGCTGCTGGTCCTCAAGACCGCGTGGCTGATGGACACCGTCGGCAACAAGGGCGCGCACACCGAGATCCAGGCGATCAAGATCGCCACTCCTGAGACCGTGCAGTGGATCCTGGACAAGGCGATCCAGGTGCATGGCGCGGGTGGTCTGTCGCAGGACTTCCCGTTGGCCAACATGTACGCCGGCATCCGCACGCTGCGCTTCGCCGACGGCCCCGACGAGGTCCACAAGAACGCGCTGGCCAAGGCCGAGCTGCGGCGGCAGGCAGCGGGGCGCGAGGCGCGCTGA
- a CDS encoding phosphotransferase family protein has protein sequence MNPPGLDLDALGAWLASAVPDAGSSLSASLVAGGKSNLTFVVSDGSSEWIVRRPPLGHVLATAHDMGREYRVMSALQGTGVPVPRTYAFCSDPEVIGAEFYVMERCAGTPYRRAAELAPLGPVRTRGISERLVDVLAALHAVSPEEAGLGDFGRPDGFLGRQVGRWRKQLEASHTRDLPAAEELHRRLAASVPADSATGIVHGDYRLDNLLVDEQDRATAVLDWEMATLGDPLTDLALMLTYHRLAETIGEAVADASLTPGFLDEDEIVARYAAASDRDLSGFGWYLGLAAYKLAAILEGIHYRFLAGQTVGEGFDDIGVAIHPLLDAGLTAMEEN, from the coding sequence GTGAACCCGCCGGGACTCGACCTCGACGCGCTCGGTGCCTGGCTGGCCTCGGCGGTCCCCGACGCGGGGTCGTCGCTGTCGGCGTCGCTGGTCGCGGGCGGGAAGTCGAACCTCACGTTCGTCGTCTCCGACGGCTCTTCCGAGTGGATCGTGCGGCGACCGCCACTGGGTCACGTGCTCGCCACCGCCCACGACATGGGTCGGGAGTACCGGGTGATGTCGGCGCTGCAGGGGACAGGCGTGCCGGTGCCGCGGACCTATGCGTTCTGCTCCGACCCTGAGGTGATCGGGGCGGAGTTCTACGTCATGGAGCGGTGCGCGGGTACGCCGTACCGGCGGGCCGCCGAGCTGGCCCCGCTCGGTCCGGTGCGGACCCGGGGGATCTCGGAGCGCCTGGTCGACGTCCTCGCCGCGCTGCACGCGGTCTCGCCGGAGGAGGCGGGGCTGGGTGACTTCGGCCGGCCCGATGGGTTCCTCGGCCGCCAGGTCGGGCGGTGGCGCAAGCAGCTGGAGGCGTCCCACACCCGCGACCTGCCGGCCGCCGAGGAGCTGCACCGCCGGCTGGCCGCATCGGTCCCGGCCGACTCGGCGACGGGGATCGTCCACGGCGACTACCGCCTCGACAACCTGCTGGTCGACGAGCAGGACCGGGCGACCGCCGTACTGGACTGGGAGATGGCGACCCTCGGCGACCCGCTCACCGACCTCGCCCTGATGCTCACCTACCACCGTCTCGCCGAGACCATCGGCGAGGCCGTCGCCGACGCGTCGCTGACGCCCGGCTTCCTCGACGAGGACGAGATCGTCGCGCGGTACGCCGCCGCGAGCGACCGCGACCTGTCCGGCTTCGGCTGGTACCTCGGCCTGGCGGCGTACAAGCTCGCCGCGATCCTGGAGGGCATCCACTACCGCTTCCTCGCCGGTCAGACCGTCGGCGAGGGCTTCGACGACATCGGCGTGGCGATCCACCCCCTGCTCGACGCCGGCCTTACTGCCATGGAGGAGAACTGA